A genomic segment from Bradyrhizobium diazoefficiens USDA 110 encodes:
- a CDS encoding DMT family transporter: protein MLDSTRPVLRPRIAPAGLMFLAITSIGWGFNWPVTKFLLAELPPLTLRGVTGVLGAGLLAALALVRGDSLKVAREIWPRLLTAAVLNVTGWMVLMGLALLWLPASEAALIAYTMPVWASIIAWPVLGERPTVLRTLGLVMAFVGLASIMGGNGIAASTEKLPGIIMALFGALGFALGTVFSKKYPIRLPPITAAAWQIGIGCLPISIVGLLIETSHLELVTPVGWWLLVYSTVVQFCIAYVSWFAALARLPASVAAIGTMAVPVIGVVASAIALHEPLGPGQIAALVFTLGAVVLATR from the coding sequence ATGCTTGATTCGACTCGGCCGGTGCTGCGACCGCGCATCGCCCCGGCCGGCCTGATGTTCCTTGCCATCACCTCGATCGGTTGGGGTTTCAACTGGCCGGTGACGAAATTCCTGCTCGCCGAGCTGCCGCCGCTGACCTTGCGCGGGGTGACCGGCGTGCTCGGGGCTGGTCTGCTGGCCGCGCTCGCCCTGGTCCGTGGCGACAGCCTGAAGGTGGCGCGCGAGATCTGGCCGCGGCTGCTGACCGCCGCCGTCCTCAACGTCACCGGCTGGATGGTGCTGATGGGCCTGGCGCTGCTCTGGCTGCCCGCCAGCGAGGCCGCGCTGATCGCCTACACCATGCCGGTCTGGGCCTCGATCATCGCCTGGCCGGTGCTGGGCGAGCGGCCGACCGTTCTGCGCACGCTGGGGCTGGTGATGGCCTTCGTGGGCCTCGCCTCGATCATGGGCGGCAACGGCATTGCCGCCAGCACGGAGAAGCTGCCAGGCATCATCATGGCGCTGTTCGGCGCGCTCGGCTTTGCCCTGGGCACCGTGTTCTCGAAAAAGTACCCGATCCGCCTGCCGCCGATCACGGCCGCGGCCTGGCAGATCGGGATCGGCTGCCTGCCGATCTCGATAGTCGGTCTGCTGATCGAGACCTCGCATCTGGAGCTGGTGACGCCGGTCGGCTGGTGGCTCCTGGTCTATTCGACCGTGGTGCAGTTCTGCATCGCCTATGTGAGCTGGTTCGCCGCGCTGGCCCGCCTGCCGGCCTCGGTTGCCGCGATCGGGACCATGGCCGTACCGGTCATCGGCGTCGTGGCCTCGGCGATCGCACTGCACGAGCCGCTCGGGCCAGGGCAGATCGCGGCGCTGGTCTTCACGCTCGGTGCCGTGGTGCTGGCGACGCGCTAG
- a CDS encoding GSU2403 family nucleotidyltransferase fold protein — translation MYTPMTREQRRLAETMRSTTLEFAALARSREEFGGGMQWLKVKKFEYLTRYRRDPLTGEQKAASIGRRSPETEGIYERFIKERAELDRQIAALRPTIAEQTRMARALRLTRAPEEVGAAARAIGMSGLIDHVTIIGEAAVYAYECEMAALLPREMLPDGGMDLLVAGVHPTDVINELVGVLRRAKIEVQRAQLSADKAAVELRTEEGLSLRLYTASTLGGLIDQYAENSAYGAEAVQWGLDLPVMHSMLVDRNGRAAAVAVLEPRAFCMLRFMALDVEEMSLIRREVSAELNAAVVKLVHERWTEPFVDDHVQSIGPLHDLLEDGFPTAPRM, via the coding sequence ATGTATACCCCGATGACCAGGGAACAGCGGCGGCTGGCGGAGACCATGCGCTCCACCACGCTCGAGTTTGCCGCGCTCGCCCGCTCGCGGGAGGAGTTCGGCGGCGGCATGCAGTGGCTGAAGGTCAAAAAGTTTGAATACCTGACCCGGTACCGGCGGGATCCTCTCACTGGCGAGCAGAAGGCAGCCTCGATCGGCCGCCGGTCGCCCGAGACCGAGGGGATCTACGAGCGTTTCATCAAAGAACGGGCCGAGCTGGATCGCCAGATCGCGGCCCTGCGGCCGACAATCGCCGAGCAGACCAGAATGGCGCGGGCGCTGCGGCTCACCCGCGCCCCGGAGGAAGTCGGCGCTGCGGCGCGCGCCATAGGCATGTCCGGACTGATCGACCACGTCACCATCATCGGTGAGGCCGCCGTCTACGCTTACGAATGCGAGATGGCCGCGCTCCTGCCGCGCGAGATGCTGCCCGACGGCGGCATGGACCTTCTGGTCGCCGGCGTACACCCGACGGACGTGATCAACGAGCTCGTAGGAGTGCTGAGACGAGCCAAGATTGAGGTGCAGCGCGCCCAGCTCAGCGCCGACAAAGCGGCGGTCGAACTCCGGACCGAAGAAGGCCTAAGCCTCCGGCTCTACACGGCGTCGACCCTTGGCGGCTTGATCGACCAATATGCGGAGAATTCGGCGTACGGGGCGGAGGCGGTGCAGTGGGGTCTCGACCTGCCGGTGATGCATTCGATGCTGGTCGATCGCAACGGGCGGGCCGCCGCGGTCGCGGTCCTCGAGCCGCGGGCCTTCTGCATGCTTCGCTTCATGGCCCTTGATGTCGAAGAGATGTCGCTGATCCGGCGTGAGGTGTCCGCCGAACTCAATGCCGCGGTAGTGAAGCTCGTCCACGAGAGGTGGACCGAGCCATTTGTCGACGACCACGTTCAGAGCATTGGTCCGCTCCACGATCTTTTGGAAGACGGCTTCCCCACGGCACCGAGGATGTAG
- a CDS encoding site-specific integrase: MVKVFQPNADRIAKLGFASVAHVPVIFDSRQRYCREYNRYLRERAELDWRPSGGFGDRPRPRTLKTMADNLGNWIRWCESRNIAWQTATYNDVLVYQDAQDSGEWSAAGDSLACNTSNARADDATHFLTWSAQRGLRAEFTVKYAVQRKLIGGNMRTTTVRSGRLKEARPESQVEAFKLPAPDEVRKWLAAVRNRRGYAKNITCRFILETGARLGEAEALRVSSWPSAEDIEEAAYRGDVFVPMLLEHGTKGGRPRTIRVPLDFARAVRTWIDGPRNKYVFAFYKRTGKRTDKLFVSDAGEHAGTPIRRHTIQRCFANVLPRPKVWSPHKGRHAFACFFVLYALEAEARAHKSTVAGMGVNWVHNRGTEWLKMLQRQFGHVDETTTQIYLKWLATAVGLAVMANGWHRFLADDEET; encoded by the coding sequence ATGGTCAAGGTTTTCCAACCGAACGCTGACAGGATCGCGAAACTCGGCTTCGCGTCCGTTGCCCACGTGCCGGTAATCTTCGACAGCCGTCAGCGTTATTGCCGGGAATATAACCGCTATCTTCGCGAGCGCGCGGAATTGGACTGGCGGCCCTCTGGGGGCTTTGGTGATCGCCCTCGCCCTCGAACGCTCAAAACCATGGCCGACAATCTAGGCAACTGGATCCGGTGGTGTGAGTCGCGGAACATCGCTTGGCAGACCGCTACCTACAACGATGTTCTCGTATATCAAGACGCCCAGGACTCCGGAGAGTGGTCAGCTGCGGGCGACTCTTTGGCGTGCAACACGTCAAACGCTCGAGCTGACGATGCTACGCACTTCCTAACGTGGTCCGCGCAGCGAGGGTTGCGGGCTGAGTTCACCGTGAAATATGCGGTTCAGCGTAAGCTGATCGGCGGCAACATGCGCACGACAACCGTCAGGTCTGGACGGCTGAAGGAAGCCCGACCTGAAAGCCAGGTCGAGGCGTTCAAGCTCCCGGCGCCGGATGAGGTTCGCAAGTGGCTCGCTGCGGTGCGAAATCGTCGTGGCTACGCAAAAAACATCACCTGCCGCTTCATTCTTGAGACCGGTGCACGGCTCGGCGAGGCGGAAGCCTTGCGAGTATCCTCTTGGCCGTCGGCCGAAGACATCGAAGAGGCGGCATATCGTGGCGACGTGTTCGTGCCGATGCTTCTCGAGCACGGCACCAAAGGGGGGCGCCCGAGGACTATCCGCGTTCCTTTGGATTTTGCGAGAGCGGTCCGCACCTGGATCGATGGTCCCCGTAACAAGTACGTCTTTGCATTTTACAAACGGACGGGAAAACGCACCGACAAGCTCTTCGTCTCCGACGCCGGCGAACACGCCGGCACACCAATCAGAAGGCACACGATCCAGAGGTGCTTCGCCAACGTTTTACCGCGGCCGAAAGTCTGGTCTCCTCACAAGGGCCGCCACGCCTTCGCCTGCTTCTTTGTCCTCTACGCGCTCGAAGCGGAGGCGCGCGCACACAAATCGACTGTTGCTGGCATGGGGGTGAACTGGGTCCACAACCGCGGGACCGAGTGGCTGAAGATGTTACAGCGGCAGTTCGGCCACGTCGACGAGACCACCACGCAAATCTATCTCAAATGGCTCGCCACCGCGGTCGGTCTCGCGGTGATGGCCAATGGCTGGCACCGCTTTCTGGCGGACGATGAGGAGACGTAA
- a CDS encoding vitamin B12-dependent ribonucleotide reductase has protein sequence MRIERRHTTTGQSPYAGIDFRLTTSEIRNPDGSVVFKLDNVEVPTEWSQVASDVLAQKYFRKAGVAARLKKVEEESVPSFLWRSVPDTEALSQLPEKERYVSELSAKQVFDRLAGCWTYWGWKGGYFTNDEDAQAFYDELRYMLAMQMVAPNSPQWFNTGLHWAYGIDGPGQGHYYVDPFTGKLTKSKSAYEHPQPHACFIQGVGDDLVNEGGIMDLWVREARLFKYGSGTGSNFSRLRGEGEKLSGGGRSSGLMSFLKIGDRAAGAIKSGGTTRRAAKMVVVDVDHPDIETYIDWKVKEEQKVAALVTGSKINQKHLKAVLKACVNCEGSGDDCFDPEKNPALRREIKLARRSLVPDNYIKRVIQFAKQGYKDIQFDVYDTDWDSEAYLTVSGQNSNNSVSLKDDFLRAVETDGDWNLNARTSKKVTKTLKARDLWEKIGYAAWASADPGLHFNTTMNDWHTCKASGDIRASNPCSEYMFLDDTACNLASANLLTFYNVATKHFDVEGYEHLCRLWTVVLEISVMMAQFPSKAIAELSYEFRTLGLGYANIGGLLMTMGLPYDSKEGRALCGALTAVMTGITYKTSAEIAAELGTFPGYKKNAAHMLRVIRNHRRAAHGQSNGYEALSVNPVPLDLVSCPQADLVSHAQAAWDAALELGEKHGYRNAQTTVIAPTGTIGLVMDCDTTGIEPDFALVKFKKLAGGGYFKIINRAVPAALRALGYRESEIAEIEAYAVGHGSLSNAPGINASTLKAKGFTDEAIAKVEKALPTAFDIKFAFNKWTFGEDFIRDQLGIGAEAIAAPGFDLLQAVGFTKREIEAANVHICGAMTVEGAPHLKAEHYPVFDCANPCGKIGKRYLSVESHIRMMAAAQPFISGAISKTINMPNDATVEDCKSAYMLSWKLALKANALYRDGSKLSQPLNSQLIADDEDEDDAVESLYEKPMAARTAQVSEKIVEKLVERIIVMREREKMPDRRKGYTQKAVVGGHKVYLRTGEYDDGRLGEIFIDMHKEGAALRSFINNFAIAVSLGLQYGVPLDEYVDAFTFTRFEPAGPVQGNDSIKYATSILDYVFRELAVSYMSRFDLAHVDPTESNFDALGKGVEEGKEPDEGHHASKLVSRGLTRSRTDNLVVMRGGSTAVAQGNDSAPSGGSKVTALASHGASARVGDVLEGAVALKQEVSHDLSPTEKLEALQWSKSGTAQTLVPSKAERRAEAKAKGYEGEMCSECGNFTLVRNGTCMKCDTCGSTTGCS, from the coding sequence ATGCGGATTGAGCGGCGACACACCACCACGGGACAGTCACCTTACGCCGGGATCGATTTCCGGCTGACCACGTCGGAGATTCGCAATCCCGACGGCTCGGTCGTGTTCAAGCTTGATAATGTCGAGGTGCCGACCGAGTGGTCGCAGGTCGCCTCCGACGTCCTCGCCCAGAAATACTTCCGCAAGGCCGGCGTTGCCGCGCGCCTGAAGAAGGTCGAGGAGGAATCCGTCCCCTCCTTCCTGTGGCGCTCCGTGCCCGACACTGAAGCTCTTAGCCAGCTGCCCGAGAAGGAGCGCTATGTCAGCGAGCTCAGCGCCAAGCAGGTGTTCGACCGCCTCGCCGGCTGCTGGACCTATTGGGGCTGGAAGGGCGGCTATTTCACCAACGACGAGGACGCCCAGGCCTTCTATGACGAGCTCCGCTACATGCTCGCCATGCAGATGGTCGCGCCGAACTCGCCGCAATGGTTCAACACCGGCCTGCACTGGGCCTATGGCATCGACGGCCCCGGCCAGGGCCACTATTACGTCGACCCCTTCACCGGCAAGCTGACCAAGTCCAAATCGGCCTACGAGCATCCGCAGCCGCACGCCTGCTTCATCCAGGGCGTCGGTGACGACCTCGTCAACGAGGGCGGCATCATGGACCTCTGGGTCCGCGAGGCGCGCCTGTTCAAATACGGCTCCGGCACCGGCTCCAACTTCTCGCGCCTGCGCGGCGAAGGCGAGAAGCTCTCCGGCGGCGGCCGCTCGTCCGGCCTGATGAGCTTCCTCAAGATCGGCGACCGCGCCGCCGGCGCGATCAAGTCGGGCGGCACCACGCGCCGCGCGGCCAAGATGGTCGTCGTCGACGTCGATCACCCCGACATCGAGACCTATATCGACTGGAAGGTGAAGGAGGAGCAGAAGGTCGCAGCTCTCGTCACCGGCTCCAAGATCAACCAGAAGCACCTCAAGGCGGTGCTGAAGGCCTGCGTGAACTGCGAAGGTTCGGGCGACGACTGCTTCGACCCCGAGAAGAACCCTGCCCTCCGCCGCGAGATCAAGCTCGCGCGCCGCAGCCTCGTGCCCGACAACTACATCAAGCGCGTCATCCAGTTCGCCAAGCAGGGCTACAAGGACATCCAGTTCGACGTCTACGACACCGACTGGGATTCGGAAGCCTATCTCACCGTCTCCGGCCAGAACTCCAACAACTCGGTCTCGCTGAAGGACGATTTCCTGCGGGCCGTGGAAACGGACGGCGACTGGAATCTCAACGCCCGCACCTCCAAGAAGGTGACGAAGACGCTGAAGGCGCGCGACCTCTGGGAGAAGATCGGCTACGCCGCCTGGGCGTCGGCCGACCCGGGCCTGCACTTCAACACCACCATGAACGACTGGCACACCTGCAAGGCGTCCGGCGACATCCGCGCCTCCAATCCGTGCTCGGAATACATGTTCCTGGACGACACGGCGTGCAACCTCGCCTCCGCCAACCTGCTGACCTTCTACAACGTCGCCACCAAGCATTTCGACGTCGAGGGCTACGAGCATCTCTGCCGGCTCTGGACCGTCGTGCTCGAAATCTCGGTGATGATGGCGCAGTTCCCGTCCAAGGCGATCGCCGAGCTCTCCTACGAGTTCCGCACGCTCGGCCTCGGCTACGCCAACATCGGCGGCCTGCTCATGACCATGGGCCTGCCCTATGACAGCAAGGAAGGCCGTGCGCTCTGCGGCGCGCTGACCGCTGTGATGACCGGCATCACCTACAAGACCTCGGCGGAGATCGCCGCCGAGCTCGGCACCTTCCCCGGCTACAAGAAGAACGCCGCGCACATGCTGCGCGTGATCCGCAACCACCGCCGCGCCGCCCACGGCCAGTCCAACGGCTACGAGGCGCTCAGCGTCAACCCGGTGCCGCTCGACCTCGTCTCCTGCCCGCAGGCAGACCTCGTCAGCCACGCGCAGGCGGCCTGGGATGCGGCGCTCGAGCTCGGCGAGAAGCACGGCTATCGCAACGCCCAGACCACGGTCATCGCGCCGACCGGCACGATCGGCCTCGTCATGGATTGCGACACCACCGGCATCGAGCCCGACTTCGCGCTGGTGAAATTCAAGAAGCTCGCCGGCGGCGGCTACTTCAAGATCATCAACCGCGCGGTCCCCGCAGCGCTGCGCGCGCTCGGCTATCGCGAGAGCGAGATCGCGGAGATCGAGGCCTACGCCGTCGGCCACGGCTCGCTGTCCAACGCGCCCGGCATCAACGCCTCGACGCTGAAGGCCAAGGGCTTCACTGACGAGGCCATCGCCAAGGTCGAGAAGGCCCTGCCGACCGCCTTCGACATCAAGTTCGCCTTCAACAAGTGGACCTTTGGCGAGGACTTCATCCGCGACCAGCTCGGCATCGGCGCCGAGGCGATCGCAGCCCCCGGCTTCGACCTGCTCCAGGCCGTCGGCTTCACCAAGCGCGAGATCGAGGCGGCCAACGTCCACATCTGCGGCGCGATGACGGTGGAAGGTGCCCCGCACCTCAAGGCCGAGCACTATCCGGTGTTCGACTGCGCCAATCCCTGCGGCAAGATCGGCAAGCGCTATCTGTCGGTCGAGAGCCACATCCGCATGATGGCGGCGGCGCAGCCCTTCATCTCGGGTGCGATCTCCAAGACCATCAACATGCCGAACGACGCCACGGTGGAGGACTGCAAGTCCGCCTACATGCTGTCGTGGAAGCTCGCGCTGAAGGCCAACGCGCTCTATCGCGACGGCTCCAAGCTGTCCCAGCCGCTCAACTCGCAGCTCATCGCCGACGATGAGGACGAGGACGATGCGGTGGAATCGCTCTACGAGAAGCCGATGGCGGCGCGCACCGCCCAGGTCTCGGAGAAGATCGTCGAGAAGCTGGTCGAGCGCATCATCGTGATGCGCGAGCGCGAGAAGATGCCGGATCGCCGCAAGGGCTACACCCAGAAGGCGGTCGTCGGCGGGCACAAGGTCTATCTCCGCACCGGCGAGTATGACGACGGCCGTCTCGGCGAGATCTTCATCGACATGCACAAGGAAGGCGCGGCGCTCCGCTCCTTCATCAACAACTTCGCCATCGCCGTGTCGCTGGGCCTCCAGTACGGCGTGCCGCTCGACGAATATGTCGACGCCTTCACCTTCACCCGCTTCGAGCCGGCGGGCCCCGTGCAGGGCAACGACAGCATCAAGTACGCGACCTCGATCCTCGACTACGTCTTCCGCGAGCTCGCGGTGAGCTACATGTCGCGCTTCGACCTCGCCCATGTCGATCCGACCGAGTCGAACTTCGACGCGCTCGGCAAGGGCGTCGAGGAAGGCAAGGAGCCGGACGAGGGCCACCACGCCTCCAAGCTCGTGTCGCGCGGCCTCACCCGCTCCCGCACCGACAACCTCGTCGTGATGCGCGGCGGCTCCACCGCGGTCGCGCAAGGCAACGACAGCGCGCCATCAGGCGGCAGCAAGGTCACGGCGCTGGCCTCCCACGGCGCGAGCGCCCGGGTCGGCGACGTCCTGGAAGGCGCGGTCGCGCTGAAGCAGGAAGTGAGCCACGACCTCTCTCCGACGGAGAAGCTCGAAGCCCTCCAGTGGAGCAAGTCCGGCACCGCGCAGACCCTGGTGCCCTCCAAGGCCGAGCGCCGCGCGGAAGCCAAGGCCAAGGGCTACGAAGGCGAGATGTGCTCGGAGTGCGGCAACTTCACGCTGGTGCGGAATGGCACCTGCATGAAGTGCGATACTTGCGGTTCGACCACCGGCTGTAGTTGA
- a CDS encoding tyrosine-type recombinase/integrase, with protein MTRTRSIDPAERALEWRNKTLPTLGNFSELAAKPWGELREHEIFEGCRLGDEELVVPENWVPPTAVSRLSKRTVCPSDAGVPADPSAAERRDEAIRRALLALWLPRMTDTGVRKYKPGPWIDSANLLLRLAEWQFTNLPTEDGSVFGGFTITNILQEVLPALAPRKKGRDAMRALFRILVDAGIRGRISDWPRLYADGEFADGHDGPTIERNRHGRTAPAPVEKTEQRSWQPFSDSFVTEFIRRSLWVQNSLADQLIPLWAELRQIAASEAAQGRSSAHPSVIALRRSAIERVRWIDAKNQPITQLPFEVDHRDGRSNQWPPRSARDINRMVSTLQAMNFGMIDFCTGARASELAAAEDNENQGSDDRLHSVTFKLVDQIGGKKRDWPLHPAAVRAIELQQKICRVVRPAGQSHLWVILGDGEKLGKRLLNLTEPFVQAVDHLGLSGLTGRDRAHVHRWRHTVARLVALSVVGAPQVLLDLFGHRDLEMTLRYMLSDPRIIEDAMKVAKETSFVMAEEALAETIEGEAGGPAAMPLQAGLAAAGMRRGEEVFETATLRETAEVLTFNGRYWLMVRPGVICTKGLGQAGPCTRERGAPDPGACRTTCEHRLETTRAKQGCEETLRALIIERERADNDMVVANLDGQILANLERWDDVRSRVLNDHPEIQSIWEAGR; from the coding sequence ATGACACGTACCCGATCTATTGATCCTGCGGAGCGCGCCCTTGAATGGCGTAACAAGACCCTTCCGACGCTCGGAAACTTCTCCGAGCTCGCGGCAAAGCCGTGGGGCGAATTGCGTGAACACGAGATCTTCGAGGGCTGTCGACTCGGAGATGAGGAGCTCGTCGTCCCGGAGAATTGGGTGCCACCTACGGCCGTGAGCCGGCTGTCAAAGCGGACAGTTTGTCCATCCGATGCTGGCGTGCCGGCCGATCCTTCCGCGGCCGAGCGGCGCGACGAGGCAATCCGCCGTGCGCTGTTGGCACTCTGGCTTCCCCGGATGACCGATACCGGTGTCAGAAAATATAAGCCGGGGCCTTGGATCGATAGCGCCAATCTGCTCCTGCGACTTGCGGAGTGGCAATTCACCAACCTTCCGACGGAGGATGGCTCGGTTTTTGGTGGTTTCACCATTACCAACATCCTCCAGGAGGTGCTTCCCGCCCTGGCGCCGAGGAAGAAGGGGCGAGACGCTATGCGGGCCCTCTTCCGCATTCTCGTTGACGCCGGAATACGCGGCCGCATCTCTGATTGGCCACGTCTCTATGCCGACGGCGAGTTCGCGGATGGGCACGATGGCCCGACGATCGAGCGGAATCGGCATGGCCGGACCGCCCCTGCACCTGTCGAAAAGACAGAGCAGCGTAGCTGGCAGCCGTTCTCGGACAGCTTCGTCACCGAATTCATTCGTCGATCGCTCTGGGTCCAGAACAGCCTGGCCGACCAGTTGATCCCACTTTGGGCCGAACTGCGCCAAATCGCAGCCAGTGAGGCTGCGCAGGGTCGCTCGTCGGCTCATCCGTCGGTGATCGCCTTGCGGCGATCCGCCATCGAGCGCGTCCGCTGGATCGATGCAAAGAACCAGCCGATCACACAGCTTCCGTTCGAGGTGGACCATCGCGATGGACGTTCAAACCAGTGGCCGCCACGTAGCGCGCGCGACATCAACCGCATGGTCAGCACGCTACAGGCGATGAACTTCGGGATGATCGACTTCTGCACCGGAGCTCGTGCGAGCGAGCTCGCGGCCGCGGAAGATAACGAAAACCAGGGCTCGGACGATCGTCTTCACTCCGTCACCTTCAAGCTCGTCGATCAGATCGGCGGCAAGAAGCGGGACTGGCCATTGCATCCGGCGGCCGTACGGGCAATTGAGCTGCAGCAGAAGATCTGCCGCGTCGTTCGCCCTGCCGGGCAATCACACCTCTGGGTCATTCTCGGCGACGGCGAGAAGCTCGGCAAACGGCTGCTCAATCTCACCGAACCTTTCGTCCAGGCCGTAGATCACCTCGGACTGTCCGGGCTCACCGGCAGAGACCGTGCCCATGTGCACCGCTGGCGGCACACCGTCGCCCGCCTGGTCGCCCTTTCGGTAGTCGGTGCGCCGCAGGTCCTGCTCGACCTGTTCGGCCACCGCGATCTCGAAATGACCTTGCGCTATATGCTGTCCGATCCGCGCATCATCGAGGATGCAATGAAGGTTGCCAAAGAGACCTCCTTCGTCATGGCGGAAGAGGCTCTGGCCGAAACCATCGAAGGCGAGGCCGGTGGCCCTGCCGCCATGCCCCTGCAGGCGGGACTAGCCGCAGCCGGCATGCGCCGCGGCGAAGAAGTGTTCGAGACCGCGACGCTGCGCGAAACCGCCGAGGTGCTCACTTTCAACGGACGGTATTGGTTGATGGTCCGCCCCGGCGTCATCTGCACCAAGGGGCTCGGCCAGGCTGGACCTTGCACTAGGGAGCGGGGTGCCCCGGATCCCGGCGCCTGCCGCACTACTTGCGAGCATCGCCTGGAAACCACGCGCGCGAAACAGGGCTGCGAGGAAACGCTGCGAGCGCTCATTATCGAGCGCGAACGTGCTGACAACGATATGGTTGTCGCCAATCTCGACGGGCAGATCCTGGCTAACCTTGAGCGCTGGGACGACGTCCGTTCGCGCGTGCTCAACGATCATCCCGAAATTCAAAGCATCTGGGAGGCTGGCCGATGA